In Heptranchias perlo isolate sHepPer1 chromosome 13, sHepPer1.hap1, whole genome shotgun sequence, the genomic stretch tattttttgaaaataaataaacTCTGATTAACTTCAGTACAATCATCAATAGCAGTGTATTTagttcattatttaaaaaaaattccttcatCTTTATGTTTCACAGGAGCTTTTGAAGAAATATCTCAGCTCCACACCATGCTTTACCAGTATAAGGGGTGTCTGTTTATCCTCATGATTGCAATTTGTAGTGTGCTGTACATATACTGTAAGACAGACACCTATCAGTATATTCAAAAATACATCTTCGAAATATCCCAGATGAAAAATAAAGCTGACCCAAATCTTTCAAATCCAACCACGAAATCTGGGATTATATTTGTGGAGACGACTGATAAAGTGGAGCCGACACCATTGGCGGTGTGTTCAGTGGAGTCTGCTGCTCGTTTAAACCCAGACAAACGTATTTATTACTTCATGAAGGGATTCAGTGGCAACTTAACACAGTATCCACACCCTGAGTATGCAGGCATCCCTTTGCTTTCCTCAATGAGTAATGTCGTCCTTTTACCTTTGAATGTCTCCGCACTGTTTGAAGACACTCCTTTGAAAGACTGGTATCAAAAGGTAACCAATTATTAGAAATAATTTTAATGAGTAAATTAGTTGTTTGAgtgtaattttctttttaaaacagcaGTATCCATATAATATTAATGTGAAAATGATGAGAATGGAAGCAGTATTCTCTGAGAAGTGAAAGTGGTTTTGTTGTTTACTATTTCTGGGCTGTAAAGTGGACATTTCTGTTTGTAAATAAATGAGTGGTGGTGATTATTGGATTTGCTTAAGGAATGTGGTTCATAGTTGATTTTGGAGTCCCAATTTGCAGTATTTGAAAATCAAAAGGTAAAACTGAGGAGCACGAGATACCACGGggattatattggataacccccgaaaacgggcgctgggatcgtgGTGCGCGAATAACCCATGCTGCTTGATGATTTAAATGACTTctgtgtgcagccagtgctacctgcgctgtgAATTGCCTGCACGCATcaacagggggccccgatatcaggagaggctagcgctacttaaaggcagcctgcacctcttaaaaggaaggtgcactgtggctgcaggaagtgctggaagtccatTGGGAAGTAACTCTCTGCTGGAATATAGTGAAGAATGGCAACACCtctgagagagtgtgcaccaaggttctcggatggtgcacttgaggccttggtgcaagaggtggacagaaggaggggcatcctttatccacGGGGGCGCAGGAGACCCTCcacacatatgctcaagaggcagtgggaggaagtaacgGATGAGGTCAACGCAAGGAGCATAGTGCCATGaacatggattcagtgcaggaagaagttcaatgatttgacatgaatgGGCAAGGTGAGTAAATTCAACTGTcaggtggcatctcctaccaactgcaccactagccccatccactgtccacgcactacaccaccccatcacccacctaccaacaaactcttccaatcagtacacaactcttcaaatcagatgcttcatctcaccctcacacattaccactgttgcaaactgcacacccacaactcacaggtcacacacactggcagctattcaaccatgatagtcacatcacccaaacatcttgcaggacactcactgacacacttccctctttcttgcaggagaagttggcacTTAACAGGAGGCAACAAGAAAGAACTGGAAATGGACAGATGCCTCTACACGTcctaacccccatggaggaggcagtgctggccatcattggaagggccatcaatgaggccatggccactggcggtgctggaagtatcgatgatgagggtctctgcataactAATCCACCTTCTCACTTCCGACTTCTCCCTCATCCTACAATCTTTTCTAACTCACGTTCTGTAGATTCactcacgtcttactttctcctctcccttcaccgcaactcaacccgtgtcccttcgtCATTTTAGATACCGAAGAACTGGAAACCTGTCCagacagaggaggcagaggaagatgacagtgatgacgaagacacaccgtcacttgattTTACACTTGCAGCCAAcatctcagagactgacactgtgcgtagtttagaggctagaatagaggagggatctgcacgtggtgagacaccgggcacaaatgTGCAGGAACTGGGGCAGGGGGTACGGCTACCGCGGGTGCCAGCTTGCCGGGGAGTCAgacgatgacttcgatgggctgggctacagaagaaggccgaTGGGCATACACaaacaaatgcttggtgcactggaaagcctgaaagaaatcctgcgcacaatgtcaaggggtatggaggagtccagctccaattcgGCACagggcttggagcccatcctttcccacattgaacgggtggtcacctccatcagcacacctgtggaacccaccacgatacagtgtctgatgactgatgtcacagcttccattgcagcacaaacatctaccatcaaaagtctgactgctgcatttggaatttagactgctgccttggaaactcagactgctgcttacaagctcagactgctgctattgtggctctgggtaccattgtttgaaaggggcttccagggtgtcacagcagtccagcaatctcttctccagcagatcaccaggattgctggggCACAGCcccgggtgagtggcagtggcaccacggAAGACGAACCTTATGTCCTCTCTCagcatgacagcattcctgctcccatcccggCCACTCCGctcgtgcccttgctgttgcctgtcagccagccagcccagacttcTGTAGCCCAGGCCGTGATGGTGCTGTCTGAAGCCcggccctctaggcccagagctgctcaaagtcatcatccaaggccatctgcagtctcttcaattgaaggtcagcagccttccaccacccacgctccagccattgaggatgcacctcgtaggagcactaggataagtAAAGGCACACAAATGACAGACActaaggggccgattttcggatgtcggagtgggtgcgttgggagtGGGGTGGCTCTGAAAATCACTAAAATCCGGAGTGGgtttggagcccagctccaacctgctgacctccgggttccccagtgatgtgttCGGGTGCatgcgcctcccgaatgcaggagtcccaccggcaattaaagccggcaggatgaatATTTATACAGTttgacagatagttaaagtacttgaaatacttgattgagtagacattttggcaggggtgcaattttgaaggattctcagcatgtttcccctgctgtgggaaacactccctgctgcaacagacgtgtttcagccagcagccagtgggagatgcaaaggattatttgacaggtggagagaaaacctcatttattgcagcagggcactctgtcacttcagatgaagttttggctgcaagacctttgtgctttcactcaaaattcttactttccacccaaaactctgctgtgcaaacgtatttacctactttgcagaccccctcaaactcacaccgtcaggatgggggcgccatggctgcattcaccacgacATCAGAGGACGAGCAAAATCACCAACAGCgcaggcacagcgtccacctccgccacgtggagctccacaacacagtgctgcgccacaggcacctgcacaagagcacggagggcaacaacagagagagcgacgtcgcaggaggctctACCCTCgcaatagggtctacagaccgaagctcagcttcctggacctctctgagtagcagtgcatacagatgttcagagtcactcgccaggtagtcgcagacatctgcagcctccttcatgctgtgctgttcctggctgggccgagctgcatctccttacctgtcactgtcaaagtcaccactgccctcaaattcttcgcctccggatcattccagggtgcaaccgagaACATCACCAAGGACATTCAGTCATCTGcagacaagtgcataaggcaggtcaccgacggcttgtttcgcagggcctcgcatacgtcaacttccccatggatgacctcagccagctGGAGAAGGCAATGggtttccacgctgtggctggcttcccacgggtgcagggtgtaatcgattgcacccatatcgcAATCCgaacacctccacacgagccaggactgttcatcaacaggaagggctatcactccatcaacactcagctcgtttgttaCCACCGCAAgaaattccttcacgtgtgcgccagataccctggcacctgccacgattccttcatcctccaggagtccaacatcccgcccctcttccatgcactgaacaccattaagggctggctccttggggacaagggataccccctgcacacgtggctcatgacacctttgaggaaccccaccaccgagcaacagcgttgatataacgacagcctcatgctaccaggtctacaattgagcaagctatagggctgctcaagatgcgcttcaggtgccttgatcgttctgggggaacacttcaatacgcaccagacagagtgggtcgcattacagttgtgtgttgtgccctgaacaacatggcacaacagagaggggtgctgcttgaggaggccccatccagatCTGCCagccacatggaggaggaggtggaggaggaggaggaggaggaggaggcggcaggggaggaggaagagcaacccatgggcagaacagcggctcacctggctgctcatgaggccagggagtcactgatatgtgaacggttctcctaacatcagacagtgtgaagagtccagtcctcaccacctggctaGAGCTCTGCCCACACCAGGCCCCtctcctccctgcacaaaacagtactgcaactacacatacacccactgtagagtgacccaatgggtggcatcaagcgtgggttcatggtgaacctcatgaaagggcctcattatagaagccagtcaagcatggccaagacgtgacagtagtggtgacaataataatatttaatgtgcatttgacaaaaagcaaatataaataaaacacatgaccatctgtcaaacacccttgtgcatcccctttgttcttacaaaaccttcgcttttctcttccgactacttctacgtggtgcatcccctgtggttgcagcagaggtagtggcaggttgctcctgttcatgccctgactgattagatgctttgggcctacgccctctgggtttcggtgcccatgagggcccctcctaAGATTgcgccacctgcacctgtgcaggggcagactcagccacctggagaggaggcagcattgcgagtactggttgaggggggcaacgggtgagaggtaggggcgctttgagtggcgtccccacttccatgtcccctttcgccatcatccctcccctgggccaggcccacaccactcctaccactctgctagaCGACTGTTTGgatgacatgtgtgaagccttgtaaggccagtgccagagtatctgcctgtctaaggcggcaaaatgttgttcaccctgagtttgATCAGCTGTTGtctgggcctgaatggactcctttgtgagctgtgcttgaagctccatggaggctaaccTTCCTGCCATCACTGAaactcccgcacttacccacgacactatctcagagatgccctcatgtactagtgacagtatctcagagattcccttccgtacctgtgccaccattccactcatgcaggagttggactcctccatcctctgcgtgattgtggagagtgtgcgtggcacctgttccagcacctcgcaaatgtgctgctgcccctcgatcattctgttTTTGAAGGATGgcccccccagggttcagcatctgtgtccaactgagcagagcctggagaggagtgctcccactgatgcggactctccagagatgcccctgccaccagtatctgcttgtgctcacatttGTGTGATAACTCACCATGGCCGACCCCAACCatctgcggactgggacccaccgaggtgtgtgtatctgcgctggtggatgactcatcagatgtgacggtgcaccctcagaggccagcaggtcttctgaggaatcgccctccacagtggtcgctgaaggccctgtaagagaacagaatgcaatattaagcatgatcacagatgttgaggtgctaaaGATGGCAAGGCACGATAACATCAATTTGTATTGTGTgtgttgaatgttaaagttctgtcaccagacttttgttgggtgccagtctcggcatccccgacggacaggcattcgagggtgtggctctgcgccaacgcctcctgctccgcgtctgtgaggatgactatctgttgcggaccccctccggtccttgtcctctcccgtgcattctgggctctcttctcctagaaggggagaaagtacagatgcgtgagtaagtgatggtgacgtggccaaccgatgaatgcattggtttaggtgcggctgaccgtggaagagatgcatcagagggtgagtatgagacagagccatgacattgtatgaggttgggttgagtggcagtggtggggtgagtaatggggaggtgaggaagtggtgaggaagtgcaggtaagttaaggatgagctttgagtgggtgtggggaatgatgtgatagagtagtgttggcagtgcagaatgagttgggaggtggggctggtgatgtggaagacggaatgttggagaatgagtaagtgtgctcacttttgctgaccgagttaggtcattgaagcgcttcctgcactggatccaggtgcgggagatgttgctgctgctgctgacctcctctgccacctcgagccaggccttcgtggtggcagaggcaggccacttcctcccgtctgctgggtagaacacatccctcctcctcctcaccccatccagtagcacctgtgtgaggcatcattaaatctagcaGCAGCctttcccccgggctgctccattgtcctgtttgggtttttgctccaggagcagccattggaggactgcccctttaaatggagctcctccagctggcagtctgtgatgcgggtgcacagtccgcccactgcgcagttttcggacggcaaacccggaagccacgttaagtggctccaatttacccgcgatcgcatggggaatggagagattttATTGGACGGGTTACCCAACCCGCCCAATcgcacccccgctgccatcccgcatcctcactaatatcggggcctaagggaatgcaccagggtgagtagtctcattttgtttgactctttcatgtgttaatttataaatgtggatttgaatttgcatttggtggtggtttttatttctgcgatgagctgagggaggaagcaatgtgtaatcacaaGAAGGACGatgtgatggtcatgtgagagaggaaaggtaaggagtgtgggactgttggtgaatggagaggtgttgttgaggttactggtgtcacccattaataatctgatcacacagagccctggcagacagggcctgtttaCCTGTTTACCTGTAGCCTCCCTGCTGCgcttccttctcctccagctcctcctccgcctcttcctcctcttcctctgcctgttgCTCGGGTTCTCTCTGGTTagctggtggcaagggctgttccctcataatggcgaggttgtgcagcatgcagcatacaacgacaattcttgatacccgctcagctgagtattgcagggctcctccagagcggtccaggcagaggAAGTGTTGCTTGAATATGCCTATGATGTACTCaatgatgttctgtgtggcagcatggctcttgttgtaggcctgctgtgcacatgtgcatgcgTTCCataccagagtcatgagccatttcatgaggggataacccttgacgcccaatagccagcctttgacttgctttgCTGGTGAAATGTAGATgccacaggatgaaggaatcatgactgttgCCAGGAAAGCTGGCATTGAACTGCATGATGCATTGCgtgtgagggagtggaatccctttctgttaatGAATATAGCCGAGGTCAGATGTGGAGCATGTGGCACCCGGTACCAAAGGGaaacctgcaatgtgagcaaaccctggtactcgctcctgctgcttgtctctggcaagagggaaagagctgaatctgtttctgagtgcataCGGAACCTCAGTGACcacccttatacagcagtgcactgcaaactgcaagatgctGCTTATAACTCCAGCAGCAGACTGAAAGGAGACAGAGCAGTAAAAATTAAATGCCACGGTTacattgacagccacaggcaatgctgtccttgccctactCTGTGACTGTAGTTACTCACATTACTGGTGTCAATGCAGGAAATTCCCATTAGCTGCGCTGCTGCATGGGAAAGGGGTTATGTAAATGAGTGGGTTTCGGCAGAAGTATTTTGGAAGCGATGCAATCGATCGAGGAAATTTGGTGTAAAATTGGTATAAATCTGGTACGTGATTTTGCTTTTACATTGTAGTTATGCCAAAAAGTTCAAGGAAATTCTGGGTCACAGCATCATTCCTCATGTTAATCTAATATacatattttctttttaaagtttaattttgaaagcaaacaaatctTATTTGTGCGAAACTGATAGAAAAGTAGGTCACAGGAGTGGAAGAGAGGAAGTAAATAGATTGAGGATGAGGCACCCTCTCGCACCTgccctgggtgggggtgagcagcAATGGGGTGGGAGTGAATGGAGGATTAAGGGTGAAGTGAATAACATCAAATCAAATGGGAGGGGAGGATACAGGGGCGGAGTGGATAGTTCGTAGGGGATGAAGTAGTTGTACTGATGGAAATGAGGGGCTGATAGGAAGGAGATGGGGTACTGGAAAGGTGAAGGGATAGGAGATCTGAAAAGGCACCACTAATAATTTTAGCCTGAAAGTAATGATGTGACATTGTGTTATTTACCACCCTTCACAATAAACAGATGAGCACAGTGGGTCTGGTGTTTTATATTGTAATTAAAGGGAAGTTGTTAGCCTTGTAGCTTGCTATTCTATTCATGACATGCACAAAGTTTCACTTTACATGAGACTTGGTTTGCTCAAATCTCTTTTTTGGTGTGAAACAAGTTTAAAGAATTGGCCCAGAGGCCAATTGATAATATAAATCCCAGTGTTACCTTTTCCATATTGCAGAAATTGCACTATCTTTGAAGAATaaaaaaatcttttgctttgaatatTTCTGGCTTTCTTCATTGGTTTGTTATTCCTTCTAAACACTTTAGTTATCACCTGTTGTGCCAGTTACAGGAAGGGTACAGATTCATACCCATAATTATGCAGGGGGAGACCATTGgggaagaaatcaattcaaaccCTCTTACAACCCTGGTTATAGAATGGCTTTGGAAGATACCTGGAGCCCTGCAAACTGGGTTTCTTGGCTGAGAAATGGTCTTTAGATTAAGGAGGAGCAACAAAGACTGAACAAGAAATAACTTTAAATATGGTGAAAATGACCACTTCAGATTACTTTTTACTCTGTTCATTATATCACAGGTAAATCCAGATTTGGAAAGATTTTGGATCCATGTGCTTGCTGATGGCTGCAGGTTAGCACTGCTATGGAAATATGGTGGCATTTACCTGGATACTGACATTATATCAATGAAGCCTTTGCCATTTGCTAATTTCACCTGTGGAGAACAGGTAGACTATACCAGTAATGGAGCAATGGGATTTCATGAAAGCCATCCTTTTATGTGGAACTGCATGGAAGATTTTGTGGCCCATTATATTGGACACATTTGGGATCAACAAGGTCCTCGACTGATAACCCGTGTTCTGAAGCGATGGTGCCTGTCTAATAACCTGGCCCACTTCACTGGAAAAGAATGCAATGGCATCTCTTTATGGATCACAAGGCGGTTCTATCCAATCCCATATCCAAGCTGGAAAAATTACTATGTTCCCTGGAAGAAGGAGCATATAGAGAGCTTCTTCTCAGGTACATACGGAGCACGTGTCTGGAACTATATGAATTCTAATAAGAAAAGGAAAGTAATTGCTGGACGTAGATCATTAATGGAGTATCTTTTTCTGACGTATTGTCCAACTACATACAAAAATGTAATTCAATCTAGGAATAGTCCAGAGTCACTTAGGGCCTGAAATTTTGGGGATCAGGGAGGATATTAAGTGGACAGTTTGCCCGAAATGGGGGGCGCAGTTTGGGACAGAAACAGAAACTAGAAATTCCATCTGTTACACCTTCATTAGGCCCAACAGAACTCTCACCAGCTGGGAGCTGGACTGAGTTCTATTGTAGAACTAGTAAAGGCTCCAAGATAGCCCTGAAATGGCCATTTGCTGCTTTAGGAGCTTTTCAAAATCTCTACAGCATTTCCTCTTCGGCCTTTGGTCTCTGCCATCAAAGCGGGACAGAACATTCGATTTTCCTGGACTGGCACCTCTAACATGTCCGTACAGACGCAGCCACCTGCGCCAATTATTGCAATGAGTGTGTCCCCGTGatttgggtctgggtctgggtcatTAGTCACAGGCGGATGCCAGGCCCAATCTGCCCCACTTCCGTTGGTCGAAATGGACACCAGGAATTTCAGGCtctgatcagaatattttctcttGGGACTGGGAAATCTCGGCtcaaatcaaaaaaaattgaTGGAATTTCTCCAAATTAAACTACAAATAGTGATTTGGCACCAAGTCACCTTGGTTTGAAGTGAAAACCAAGAAACTCTGGCATGTGAATAAAAATGTTACTTTACTGCAGTTTGGAGCAACCTTTATTCTGGAGTTGAGTTTATAAGGCATGTTGGGGTGCGATTGTGGTGGTTTTACCTTGTACAATCCCTTCTGGAATTAGGTTTTTAAGGCATGTTGTTGGGGTTCCGTtacttatcatagaatcttatagcagaaaaggaggccagtcggcccgtcgtgcctgtgccgactctttgaaagagctctccaaatttagtcccacaccccagctttttccccatatccttgcaAATTAGTCTtcttcaagtgcatgtccaattgtgtgaaaaaatttctccccttttcccccctagttcttttgccaattattttaaatctatgatctctggttactggcctacttgccagaggaaaaagtttctcccgacttgctctatcaaaacccctcataattttgaatacttctttTATGTCtctccttcaccttctctgctttaaggagaacaatcctagcatctccaatctcgccacataactaaagtccctcatccctggtatcatcctggtaaacctcctctgtaccctttccaaggccttgacatccttcctaaagtatggtgcccagaattgtacacaatactccagctgaggcctaaccagtgatttgtaaaggtttagcatgacttccttgtttttgtattcaatacccCTATtttcaaagccaagtatcccatacgctttcttaacctccttatcaacttgccctgctatcttcaaagatttgtgaatacataccccagatccctctgctcttgcaccaccttcaaaatagcaccatttaggttatactgcctctccatgctgtttctcccaaagtgcatcactagCTTGATGCTAACCTAATACTGAgagccaaaagtggaaacatgtttTAATCCCAGACATCGATTTCCTTACATTTATGAGTGCAAAGTTTATGAAAATTTTCTTGcaacaaaataaaattataaaCAATATAACATAAAATAAAACCGTATTTGAATATAAGCCAATTAAGCACAATGGTAATCTATAAGCCATTCACTATAATAACTGGTTTCATAAACAACTGCTCTTACAATCAGGATAAACACCATTTCACTTGTTGGCATTTTACTTCATTGTCTAATAGAGAGTATGGCTGGTGAGTGGAGTGTATCTTGACAATAAGATCAGTTGGTTAGTGTAGCAGCTAGCAACTTGCTCCACAGTTAACTTAGCAGAGAAAAGGAAATCACCAACACTTTACACACACTCTTGGTTAAAGTGAAGATGTGGTGACAGGGAAAACGTTCGGGAGCATCAGCGAGTGGGACTTGGGAGCATTTAGTAATTCTGCAGTTTTATTATTCTGAGGTTCGGTGGTTGGAGTTTTATTTTACTTGCTTTTTGTCAAAACGTGAAGGTTGATAATTTTTGTATCAGAAAGAACAAAACACAACATCTTCTAGGCTTGATGTGACAACACAGTAAGAAATTACCCAATACACATTCAGGAAGGTGCCCATGATAGAGACTCAGCAACCAAGGCTTACATGATTCAAGCCAGGATATATTGaaataaaaaaagatttttttcttttattcgttcacgggacgtGGACATCGCtgttaaggccagcatttaatgccgaTCCCTACTTGCCCTGGTGGTGGTGAACttccttcctgaaccgctgcagttcgtgtgctgaaggttctcccacagtgctgttaggtagggagttccaggattttgacccagccacgatgaagaaacggcaatatatggtggtgttccaatgtgcctgctgcctttgtccttctaggtggtagaggccacgggtttgggaggtgctgtcgaagaagccttggcgagttgctgcagtgcatcctgtagacggtacacactgcagccacggtgcgccggtggtgaagggattaaatatttagggtggtggatggggtgccaatcaagtgggctgctttgtcctggatggtgtcgagctccttgagtgttttggagctgcactgatccaggcaagtgcagagtattccatcacactcctgatttatgccatgtagatggtagaaagtctttggggagtcaggatgtgagtcactcgccgcagaataaccagcctctgacctgctcttgttgccacagtatttatgtagctggtccaggtaagtttctggtcaatggtgacccccaggatgttgatggtgggggattcggcgatggttatgctgttgaatgtcaagggaagctgGTTAGACTCCTTCCTGCtaggtt encodes the following:
- the LOC137331186 gene encoding alpha-1,4-N-acetylglucosaminyltransferase-like; this translates as MLYQYKGCLFILMIAICSVLYIYCKTDTYQYIQKYIFEISQMKNKADPNLSNPTTKSGIIFVETTDKVEPTPLAVCSVESAARLNPDKRIYYFMKGFSGNLTQYPHPEYAGIPLLSSMSNVVLLPLNVSALFEDTPLKDWYQKVNPDLERFWIHVLADGCRLALLWKYGGIYLDTDIISMKPLPFANFTCGEQVDYTSNGAMGFHESHPFMWNCMEDFVAHYIGHIWDQQGPRLITRVLKRWCLSNNLAHFTGKECNGISLWITRRFYPIPYPSWKNYYVPWKKEHIESFFSGTYGARVWNYMNSNKKRKVIAGRRSLMEYLFLTYCPTTYKNVIQSRNSPESLRA